One region of Thiomonas intermedia genomic DNA includes:
- the istB gene encoding IS21-like element helper ATPase IstB — translation MIPIPELVPHLKQLRLSGILDSLEARNRQAIESKLAYTEFLALLMGDEVARRDQNRFSTRIRRAQFRSSKTLEQFDFERLPQLNRALVHDLATGRYLRECSPVLIVGPSGTGKSHLAQALGHCAIRQGVDVLFTSCSALTQSLHAARATNAYERKLQALSRIPLLIIDDFGLKPLRAPADEDLHELIAERYERTTTIVTSNLDFTEWDQAFPGNPLLASATLDRLRHNAYCLVLDGQSYRTPRQMPNAMPTKTQRSNQPKDIK, via the coding sequence ATGATCCCCATTCCCGAACTGGTTCCACACCTCAAGCAATTGCGCTTGTCCGGCATCCTGGATTCTCTGGAGGCCAGGAACCGCCAAGCCATTGAATCCAAACTCGCCTATACGGAATTCCTGGCCCTGCTGATGGGCGATGAAGTGGCCCGCCGCGACCAGAACCGCTTCAGCACCCGCATCCGCCGGGCTCAGTTTCGGTCGAGCAAGACCCTGGAGCAGTTTGATTTCGAGCGGCTCCCCCAACTCAACCGCGCACTGGTGCACGACCTGGCCACCGGACGCTATTTGCGGGAATGCTCACCTGTGTTGATCGTCGGACCCAGTGGAACTGGCAAAAGCCACCTGGCACAGGCCTTGGGCCACTGCGCCATCCGCCAAGGCGTTGATGTGCTCTTCACCAGTTGCTCGGCCCTCACGCAGTCCCTGCACGCCGCGCGTGCGACCAATGCCTACGAACGCAAACTGCAGGCGCTCAGCCGTATTCCCCTGCTCATCATCGATGACTTCGGACTCAAGCCCCTGCGCGCACCGGCCGACGAGGATCTGCATGAACTCATCGCCGAGCGCTACGAACGAACGACCACCATCGTCACCAGCAATTTGGACTTCACCGAGTGGGATCAGGCCTTCCCAGGCAACCCCTTGTTGGCCTCCGCCACGCTCGACCGCCTGCGCCACAACGCCTATTGCCTCGTGCTCGATGGCCAGTCTTACCGCACGCCACGCCAGATGCCCAACGCAATGCCAACCAAAACCCAGAGATCCAATCAACCAAAAGACATCAAATAA
- the istA gene encoding IS21 family transposase, whose product MHEYRNVLIRLRAGDGDREIARLGLMGRVKVANFRQHAQSLGWLDPDRPPPDAQTIAQSLSAVARRPVSTISKAQPWRELIARWMDAGVEGVAIHAALVRDHQFKGSYSSVYRLMRDISRAQPRTDVTVRLNFKPGEAAQVDFGAGPFLLHPDGLRRRTWAFVMTLCHSRHQYVEFVWDQTVATWLGCHRRAFEWFAGVPERVIIDNAKCAIIKACRFDPHVQRSYAECAEGYDFKIDPCPPHDPQKKGIVESGVKYVKRNFLPTREFRDLADLNAQVRAWVLQEAGQRIHGTTRQQPLDLFALERALLKPLPAQAPDLGVWQRVTLHRDCHVKFDNALYSAPFGLVGKQLWLRANDGCVALYEDYRLVATHPRGTRPGQRVTTPDHLPPKAQLFFARDRQWLHEQALQIGPYCQQIIDCLLGDRIVERLRAAQGVVGLARTYGAQRLELACQRAMAHNSPYYRTVKTILSSNADRLPMPEISVAPAYAKARFVRDAASLFTPNAHNPQQDLLH is encoded by the coding sequence ATGCATGAATACCGAAACGTTTTAATTCGACTGCGTGCGGGTGATGGCGACCGCGAGATAGCGCGCCTGGGGCTCATGGGCCGCGTCAAGGTGGCCAACTTTCGCCAGCACGCTCAGAGCCTGGGCTGGCTGGATCCGGATCGGCCGCCGCCTGACGCCCAAACGATTGCGCAGAGTCTGAGCGCGGTGGCCAGGCGCCCCGTCAGCACGATCTCCAAAGCCCAGCCCTGGCGTGAGCTCATTGCGCGCTGGATGGACGCGGGCGTTGAGGGCGTGGCCATCCATGCCGCGCTGGTACGCGATCACCAATTCAAGGGCAGCTACTCCTCCGTCTACCGCCTCATGCGCGACATCAGCCGGGCGCAGCCGCGCACGGATGTCACCGTGCGGCTGAACTTCAAACCCGGCGAGGCTGCTCAGGTCGACTTCGGTGCTGGCCCGTTTCTGCTGCACCCGGATGGCCTTCGCCGGCGCACATGGGCCTTTGTCATGACCCTGTGCCACAGCCGCCACCAGTATGTGGAATTCGTCTGGGACCAGACAGTGGCGACGTGGCTGGGCTGCCACCGCCGCGCCTTTGAGTGGTTTGCCGGCGTGCCCGAGCGCGTCATCATCGACAACGCCAAGTGCGCCATCATCAAGGCCTGTCGGTTTGATCCCCACGTGCAACGCTCCTATGCAGAGTGCGCTGAAGGGTATGACTTCAAGATTGACCCCTGTCCGCCACACGACCCGCAGAAGAAAGGGATCGTGGAGTCAGGCGTCAAATACGTCAAACGCAACTTCCTGCCCACCCGCGAATTCCGTGATCTGGCCGACCTCAATGCCCAAGTACGGGCCTGGGTATTACAGGAAGCCGGGCAGCGCATTCACGGCACCACCCGCCAACAACCCCTGGATTTGTTTGCGCTGGAGCGAGCCCTGCTCAAGCCATTGCCCGCCCAGGCCCCGGACTTGGGCGTGTGGCAGCGGGTGACGCTGCACCGCGATTGCCACGTCAAGTTTGACAACGCCCTGTATTCCGCGCCCTTTGGGCTGGTGGGCAAGCAGTTGTGGCTGCGTGCCAACGATGGTTGTGTTGCCCTCTATGAAGACTACCGATTGGTGGCCACCCACCCGCGCGGGACGCGTCCTGGCCAACGCGTCACGACGCCAGACCACTTGCCACCCAAGGCGCAACTGTTCTTCGCGCGCGACCGCCAATGGCTCCATGAGCAAGCGCTGCAAATCGGGCCGTACTGCCAGCAGATCATTGACTGCCTGCTGGGCGACCGGATTGTGGAGCGGCTGCGTGCAGCACAGGGCGTTGTTGGCCTGGCCAGGACCTACGGCGCCCAACGTCTGGAGCTTGCCTGCCAGCGTGCCATGGCCCACAACAGCCCGTATTACCGCACCGTCAAGACCATCCTGAGCAGCAATGCCGACCGTCTGCCGATGCCCGAGATCAGTGTCGCGCCCGCCTATGCCAAGGCCCGGTTCGTACGCGATGCCGCCAGCCTATTCACCCCCAATGCCCACAACCCGCAGCAGGACCTCCTGCATTAA
- a CDS encoding nitric oxide reductase activation protein NorD, translating to MVTYLQSMPELARAIGEDVLPDVVNFLLAMASKTSGQVLALIVGTAPMAGQRLGDEELFRQFLSVLSLMLAQAPRGLRPMLENLERLLSQLTLGGLRRWAQWGAQAYKTDFEGQAAYFSLQSPDAQSVLQQERKGTLFVDVQRRLNIYLRAMWGRDFFLRPTAGDYESREGLKPYIERYVIHIADAYDDYRPLGPQTPAEQIVSALDVYRAAANHCAAHLVFTVAPLSMQALSPLQIGLIEVIEDARVEALAIGQFPNMREAWLALQPPPDYAEPTTVGDLFNRLARALLEVHSADPHPWVQQAVAHFRAQPDLHDVKFSWNVGVDLSHSLLELDLPDFNRRTDGLRAVYRDDNRAIWELEEYDEAQALQATWETQQQVRRKASVMEMVNEVDNEYAGDDAQEVWILPTEFYLDQEGVTINSLEGRPPISEPFHYPEWDYQIQLDRPSWATVLERHPPVGDLAVIDAILAEHKPVVSRLKFLIESMIPQGLQRIRHQEDGDDIDIDAAVRAMTDLRMGVQPDPRIMVRLKRAQRDLAVMVLLDMSESSNDKVRGHDYSVLDLTRAATVLLAEALQRIGDPFAIHGFCSDGRHDVHYYRFKDFDQPYGDLARARLAGMKGSYSTRMGAALRHAGHYLAQQPKRKKICFIVTDGEPADNDVRDPQYLRHDTKRAVEQLLQQGVTVYALSLDPHADLYVSRIFGVKNFTVIDKVERLPEKLPMLYMSLTR from the coding sequence GTGGTCACCTATCTGCAGTCGATGCCCGAACTGGCGCGCGCCATCGGCGAGGACGTGTTGCCCGACGTGGTCAACTTTCTGCTCGCCATGGCGTCGAAGACCTCGGGGCAAGTGCTGGCGCTCATCGTCGGCACCGCGCCGATGGCCGGCCAGCGCCTGGGCGACGAGGAACTGTTCCGCCAGTTTCTGAGCGTGCTGTCGCTCATGCTGGCGCAGGCGCCGCGCGGGTTGCGCCCCATGCTGGAAAACCTCGAACGCCTGCTGTCGCAACTCACCCTGGGTGGGCTGCGGCGCTGGGCGCAATGGGGCGCGCAGGCCTACAAGACCGATTTCGAAGGACAGGCGGCCTATTTTTCGCTGCAAAGCCCCGATGCGCAGTCGGTGCTGCAGCAAGAGCGCAAAGGCACGCTGTTCGTCGATGTGCAGCGCCGGCTCAACATCTATCTGCGGGCCATGTGGGGCCGTGACTTTTTTCTGCGCCCGACCGCCGGCGATTACGAAAGCCGCGAAGGCCTCAAGCCCTATATCGAGCGCTACGTCATTCACATCGCCGACGCTTATGACGACTACCGGCCGCTGGGGCCGCAGACGCCCGCCGAACAGATCGTCTCCGCGCTGGACGTGTACCGCGCCGCGGCCAACCATTGCGCCGCGCATCTGGTGTTCACGGTGGCGCCCCTTTCCATGCAGGCCTTGTCGCCGCTGCAGATCGGGTTGATCGAAGTCATCGAAGATGCGCGGGTCGAGGCGCTGGCCATCGGGCAATTTCCGAATATGCGCGAGGCCTGGCTGGCGCTTCAGCCGCCTCCTGACTATGCCGAGCCCACGACCGTGGGCGATCTGTTCAACCGTCTGGCCCGCGCCCTGCTCGAAGTCCACAGCGCCGATCCGCACCCCTGGGTGCAGCAGGCCGTGGCCCATTTTCGCGCCCAGCCCGATCTGCACGACGTGAAGTTCAGCTGGAACGTCGGTGTCGATCTGTCGCACAGCCTGCTTGAGCTCGATCTGCCCGATTTCAACCGCCGCACCGACGGCCTGCGCGCCGTTTACCGCGACGACAACCGCGCCATCTGGGAGCTGGAAGAGTACGACGAGGCGCAGGCCTTGCAGGCCACCTGGGAGACGCAACAGCAGGTGCGGCGCAAGGCCAGCGTCATGGAGATGGTCAACGAGGTCGACAACGAATACGCCGGCGACGATGCGCAAGAGGTCTGGATCCTGCCTACCGAGTTCTACCTCGACCAGGAAGGCGTGACCATCAACTCGCTCGAAGGTCGCCCGCCGATTTCCGAGCCCTTCCACTATCCCGAATGGGACTACCAGATCCAGCTCGACCGCCCGAGCTGGGCCACCGTGCTGGAGCGCCACCCGCCGGTGGGCGACCTGGCCGTCATCGACGCCATCCTGGCCGAGCACAAGCCGGTGGTGTCGCGGCTGAAATTTCTCATCGAGTCGATGATTCCGCAGGGTCTGCAGCGCATCCGGCACCAGGAAGATGGCGACGACATCGACATCGACGCTGCCGTGCGCGCCATGACCGACCTGCGCATGGGCGTTCAGCCCGACCCGCGCATCATGGTGCGGCTCAAGCGGGCGCAGCGCGATCTGGCGGTGATGGTGCTGCTCGACATGTCCGAATCGTCCAACGACAAGGTGCGTGGCCACGACTATTCGGTGCTCGATCTCACCCGCGCCGCCACCGTGCTGCTGGCCGAGGCGCTGCAGCGTATCGGCGACCCGTTCGCCATCCACGGCTTCTGCTCCGATGGGCGGCATGACGTGCACTACTACCGCTTCAAGGATTTCGACCAGCCCTATGGCGATCTCGCCCGCGCCCGGCTGGCCGGCATGAAGGGCAGCTACTCCACCCGCATGGGCGCGGCGCTGCGCCATGCCGGGCACTACCTGGCGCAGCAGCCCAAGCGCAAGAAAATCTGCTTCATCGTCACCGATGGCGAACCCGCCGACAACGATGTGCGCGACCCGCAATATCTGCGGCACGACACCAAGCGCGCGGTCGAACAACTGCTGCAGCAAGGCGTCACGGTCTACGCGCTCTCGCTCGATCCGCACGCCGATCTGTACGTCTCGCGTATCTTCGGCGTCAAGAACTTCACGGTGATCGACAAGGTCGAGCGCCTGCCCGAAAAACTCCCCATGCTCTACATGAGTCTCACCCGCTGA
- a CDS encoding S1 family peptidase, which yields MDIDSTAKRLLFSTVRVDTVLDDGSEGSGTAFVVRHAHARGVTDFVVTNRHLVEGVRRGGLVFTQKRQGRPAFGQRFQLNIDEFPAAWHLHPDAEVDLALVPLAPLQQAAQQQGVELYVEPIDSRLIPDASTWQQFDALEDVLFVGYPSGVWDQVNLMPILRRGTTATPAALDFEGHRQFLIDAAVYPGSSGSPVFIERRGGQVSRREATRDLLFAGVVAAVFFREEAHHIVPAPVPANNRGMALGSEMIDLGLIIKSDKVSELIHSYLQRWAA from the coding sequence ATGGACATCGATTCCACCGCCAAGCGGCTGCTGTTTTCCACCGTCCGGGTCGACACCGTGCTCGACGACGGCAGCGAGGGCTCGGGCACCGCCTTCGTCGTGCGCCATGCGCATGCCCGCGGCGTGACCGACTTCGTCGTCACCAACCGCCATCTGGTCGAAGGCGTGCGACGGGGCGGGCTGGTGTTCACGCAGAAGCGCCAGGGGCGGCCCGCGTTCGGTCAACGCTTCCAGCTCAACATCGACGAGTTTCCCGCCGCCTGGCATCTCCACCCCGACGCCGAGGTCGACCTGGCCCTGGTGCCGCTCGCGCCCTTGCAGCAGGCCGCGCAGCAGCAGGGCGTGGAGCTGTATGTCGAACCGATCGACAGCCGTCTCATTCCCGACGCGTCCACCTGGCAGCAGTTCGACGCGCTCGAAGACGTTTTGTTCGTCGGCTATCCCAGCGGGGTGTGGGATCAGGTCAACCTCATGCCCATCCTGCGGCGCGGCACCACGGCCACGCCGGCCGCGCTGGACTTCGAGGGGCACCGCCAGTTTCTCATCGACGCCGCGGTCTATCCCGGCTCCAGCGGCAGCCCGGTGTTCATCGAACGCCGTGGCGGGCAGGTTTCCAGGCGCGAGGCCACGCGCGATCTGTTGTTTGCCGGCGTGGTGGCGGCGGTGTTCTTCCGCGAGGAGGCGCACCACATCGTGCCCGCCCCGGTGCCGGCCAACAACCGGGGCATGGCGCTGGGTTCGGAGATGATCGACCTGGGGCTGATCATCAAATCCGATAAAGTGTCCGAGTTGATCCACTCTTATTTGCAACGCTGGGCGGCCTGA
- a CDS encoding transaldolase — protein MSALDSLAASTVVVVDTADLDLLSRWSARDATTNPSLIRKAAADPRYAGLVASAVRGSADVNDRLDALLVAFGLEILQRLPGRVSTEVDARLSHDTEATLQRARALMARYAAAGVPRDRVLIKIAATWEGIVAARALEAEGIHCNLTLLFSFTQAQACAAAGVKLISPFVGRITDWHRLQAGAAWDAEKHRGANDPGVQAVVRIWRSYKQHDVPTEVMGASFRDIDQIAALSGCDLLTIPPALLDALAVSDQAMPRQLDAARPGPVIDASSPSLDPAHFVQGMREDRMASEKLQEGVRLFSADTEAVLAQLAAA, from the coding sequence ATGTCTGCACTCGATTCGCTGGCCGCGTCTACCGTCGTCGTGGTCGATACGGCCGATCTGGACCTCCTGTCGCGCTGGAGCGCGCGGGATGCCACGACCAATCCCAGTCTGATCCGCAAGGCGGCGGCCGATCCGCGCTACGCCGGTCTCGTCGCATCGGCCGTGCGCGGCTCGGCCGACGTGAACGATCGACTCGATGCCCTGCTCGTGGCGTTCGGGTTGGAGATTCTGCAGCGCCTGCCTGGGCGGGTGTCCACCGAAGTCGATGCACGGCTGTCGCACGACACCGAGGCCACCTTGCAGCGAGCCCGCGCCTTGATGGCGCGCTACGCCGCGGCAGGCGTGCCACGCGATCGCGTGCTCATCAAGATTGCGGCCACCTGGGAGGGCATCGTCGCGGCACGCGCCCTTGAAGCCGAAGGCATTCACTGCAATCTGACGCTTTTGTTCAGCTTCACCCAGGCGCAGGCCTGCGCCGCTGCGGGCGTGAAGTTGATTTCGCCGTTCGTGGGGCGCATCACCGACTGGCATCGCCTCCAGGCCGGTGCGGCATGGGACGCCGAGAAGCATCGGGGTGCCAACGATCCCGGCGTGCAGGCCGTGGTGCGCATCTGGCGGTCTTACAAACAGCATGACGTACCCACCGAGGTGATGGGCGCGAGCTTCCGGGATATCGACCAGATCGCAGCGCTCAGCGGCTGCGATCTGCTCACCATTCCGCCCGCCCTGCTCGACGCTCTGGCGGTCAGTGACCAGGCCATGCCCCGCCAGCTCGATGCCGCCCGCCCGGGGCCTGTGATCGACGCATCGTCGCCCTCGTTGGACCCGGCGCATTTCGTTCAGGGCATGCGCGAAGACCGCATGGCGTCCGAAAAGCTCCAGGAGGGCGTGCGCCTGTTCAGCGCGGATACCGAGGCGGTGCTGGCTCAATTGGCCGCGGCCTGA
- a CDS encoding 16S rRNA (uracil(1498)-N(3))-methyltransferase has translation MAFRFYIPPTEAALAPGTVLMPAATARHVKVLRLTAGEAVTVFDGTGGEWVGELIDSRTLQLHRHQAVEREAQAHVMLAVGMPANERMDALVEKAVELGVARLQPLLTRRSVLRLQGERAERRVAHWQGVAIAACEQCGRNRVPEVAPVASLPDWLGRLDDGSAVSHRCLLSPVATAPLQPLTRGEGAWMVSGPEGGLDDDETALLQRAGFRPVSLGPRVLRADTAPLAALMRALGGL, from the coding sequence GTGGCGTTTCGCTTCTACATTCCGCCCACAGAGGCCGCACTGGCGCCCGGCACGGTGCTCATGCCTGCCGCGACGGCGCGACATGTCAAGGTTCTGCGGCTGACGGCTGGGGAGGCGGTCACTGTGTTCGACGGCACGGGCGGCGAGTGGGTCGGCGAGTTGATCGACAGCCGGACTCTGCAGCTTCATCGACATCAGGCTGTGGAGCGCGAAGCCCAGGCGCACGTCATGCTCGCGGTCGGCATGCCCGCCAATGAACGCATGGACGCTCTGGTGGAAAAGGCGGTGGAACTCGGCGTGGCCCGCCTTCAGCCGCTTCTGACCCGGCGCAGCGTGCTGCGCTTGCAGGGCGAGCGCGCCGAGCGTCGGGTGGCGCACTGGCAGGGCGTGGCCATTGCGGCCTGCGAACAGTGCGGGCGCAATCGGGTGCCCGAGGTGGCGCCCGTGGCGTCGCTGCCCGACTGGCTTGGACGATTGGACGACGGCAGCGCCGTCTCGCATCGCTGCCTGTTGAGTCCGGTCGCGACAGCGCCCCTGCAGCCCTTGACTCGCGGCGAAGGCGCATGGATGGTCTCCGGCCCGGAGGGCGGTCTGGACGACGACGAAACCGCGCTGTTGCAGCGCGCCGGGTTTCGCCCGGTGAGTCTGGGGCCGCGGGTGCTGCGCGCGGATACGGCGCCTCTGGCCGCTCTGATGCGCGCCCTCGGAGGCCTCTGA
- a CDS encoding LysR family transcriptional regulator: protein MKNTTIRQLRVFSAAARHLHFGKAAQEMHLTPPAVSMQIRELESQVGLPLFERQGKSVSLTLTGEYLVVYARKVLATLKDAEDAMARLRGIKAGRLTIGMVSTAQYFVPRLLARFHAEYPHVEVRLSVGNREHLVNQLQNSELDLAIMGRPPRDVATRAEPFAAHPMGIIAPPNHPLSSGGPHSASLLTQFNFIIREPGSGTRATFEEYLNQHQMELPMFTEMQSNETIKQAVMANMGISFLSLHTIDLELRNNLLTIPSIEGMPLLRRWYAVNSLAKLLSPGAETFRYFILEHGESFLAETFGSAIWPPGHELARAALAH, encoded by the coding sequence ATGAAAAACACCACCATCCGTCAGCTCCGGGTCTTCAGCGCCGCTGCACGGCACTTGCATTTTGGTAAAGCGGCCCAGGAAATGCACCTCACGCCGCCCGCCGTTTCCATGCAGATTAGAGAACTGGAATCGCAGGTGGGGCTCCCCCTGTTCGAGCGTCAGGGCAAGTCCGTCAGCCTTACCCTGACGGGTGAATATCTGGTGGTCTACGCCCGCAAGGTTCTTGCGACGCTCAAGGATGCCGAGGACGCCATGGCGCGCCTGCGCGGCATCAAGGCAGGACGGCTGACCATCGGCATGGTGAGCACGGCCCAGTATTTCGTGCCGCGCCTGCTTGCCCGGTTTCATGCCGAGTACCCGCACGTCGAAGTGCGGCTTTCGGTGGGCAACCGCGAACACCTGGTCAATCAGCTGCAGAACAGCGAACTCGATCTGGCCATCATGGGTCGGCCGCCGCGCGACGTGGCCACCCGTGCCGAACCCTTCGCTGCGCACCCCATGGGCATCATTGCGCCCCCCAACCACCCGCTCTCATCCGGCGGGCCGCACTCGGCCTCTTTGCTGACGCAGTTCAACTTCATCATCCGCGAGCCCGGCTCAGGCACGCGAGCGACCTTCGAGGAATACCTGAACCAGCATCAGATGGAGCTGCCGATGTTCACCGAGATGCAGAGCAACGAGACCATCAAGCAGGCGGTGATGGCCAATATGGGCATCAGTTTTCTGTCCCTTCACACCATTGATCTGGAGCTGCGCAACAACCTGCTAACCATTCCTTCGATCGAGGGCATGCCCTTGCTGCGACGCTGGTACGCGGTGAACAGCTTGGCCAAGCTACTCTCCCCCGGCGCGGAGACGTTTCGCTACTTCATTCTGGAGCATGGCGAGTCGTTTCTCGCCGAGACCTTTGGCAGCGCCATCTGGCCGCCAGGCCATGAACTGGCCCGCGCCGCACTGGCGCATTGA
- a CDS encoding class 1 fructose-bisphosphatase, producing the protein MQSGRTTVSKFLIEQLHGTDDQADLAALLVDVTAAVKAISAMTSKGALGGFLGALDTQNVQGEVQKKLDVLSNDAMIQACEWGGLVAGMASEEMDDPYALPKEFERGPYLLIFDPLDGSSNTDVNVSVGTIFSVLRHTKIGDPTVADYLRPGVEQVAAGYAIYGPSTMLVLTVGKGTHGFTLDREIGNFVLTHPDLKIPADTSEFAINTSNERFWESPVQRYVAEAKAGKTGPRERDFNTRWIASMVADVHRILMRGGIFMYPKDTKDPSKPGRLRLMYEANPIGMIIEQAGGAASTGRGRILEVPPTSLHQRVPVMLGSRNEIERLERYHAEYDRGEDKAFESPLFKERSLFRDEAGR; encoded by the coding sequence ATGCAGTCCGGTCGCACCACCGTCTCAAAATTTCTCATCGAGCAGTTGCACGGCACCGATGATCAGGCCGATCTGGCCGCGCTGCTGGTGGACGTGACCGCTGCGGTCAAGGCCATCTCGGCCATGACGTCCAAGGGGGCGCTCGGCGGCTTCCTGGGCGCGCTCGACACGCAGAACGTCCAGGGCGAAGTGCAGAAGAAGCTCGACGTGCTCTCCAACGACGCCATGATTCAGGCGTGCGAGTGGGGTGGGCTGGTGGCCGGCATGGCCTCCGAGGAAATGGACGACCCCTACGCTCTGCCCAAGGAATTCGAGCGCGGGCCGTATCTGCTCATCTTCGATCCGCTCGACGGTTCTTCGAATACCGACGTCAACGTCTCCGTCGGCACCATTTTCTCGGTGTTGCGCCACACCAAGATCGGCGACCCGACGGTGGCCGATTATCTGCGTCCCGGCGTCGAGCAGGTCGCGGCTGGCTACGCCATCTATGGTCCGTCCACCATGCTGGTGCTGACCGTGGGCAAGGGCACGCACGGCTTCACGCTGGATCGCGAGATCGGCAACTTCGTGCTCACGCATCCCGATCTGAAAATCCCGGCCGACACCAGCGAGTTCGCGATCAACACCAGCAACGAGCGTTTTTGGGAGTCGCCGGTGCAGCGTTATGTGGCCGAGGCCAAGGCTGGCAAGACCGGCCCGCGCGAACGCGACTTCAACACCCGCTGGATCGCCTCGATGGTGGCCGACGTGCATCGCATTTTGATGCGCGGGGGCATCTTCATGTACCCCAAGGACACCAAGGATCCCAGCAAGCCTGGCCGCCTGCGCCTGATGTACGAGGCCAATCCGATCGGCATGATCATCGAACAGGCAGGCGGCGCGGCCTCCACTGGGCGCGGGCGTATTCTTGAGGTGCCGCCGACTTCGCTGCATCAGCGCGTCCCGGTGATGCTGGGCTCCAGGAACGAGATCGAACGTCTGGAGCGCTACCACGCCGAATACGACCGGGGTGAAGACAAGGCCTTTGAATCCCCGCTGTTCAAAGAGCGTTCGCTGTTTCGTGACGAAGCCGGCCGCTGA
- a CDS encoding phosphoribulokinase: MSVKHPIIAITGSSGAGTTTVMRSFQHIFRRENLTAQIVEGDSFHRFNRMEMREEMKKQEAAGNRHFSHFGPDANLLGELENVFKTYGETGGGKVRKYIHDAGEAAEFGVDPGNFTDWKDIKPGSDLMFYEGLHGGYAAGDIDVAKQVDLLVGVVPIINLEWIQKLHRDQIQRGYSQEAVMDTILRRMPDYVYHITPQFSRTHVNFQRVPTVDTSNPFIAKDIPTLDESMVVIRFANPKGIDFPYLLSMLHDSWMSRPNTLVVPGGKMGIAMQLIFTPMILRLMDLKRRAG; the protein is encoded by the coding sequence ATGTCTGTCAAACATCCCATCATTGCCATCACCGGGTCGTCGGGCGCCGGCACCACCACGGTGATGCGCAGCTTCCAGCACATTTTCCGCCGTGAGAATCTCACGGCGCAGATCGTCGAGGGCGATTCCTTCCACCGCTTCAACCGCATGGAAATGCGCGAGGAGATGAAGAAGCAGGAAGCCGCGGGCAACCGCCACTTCAGCCACTTCGGCCCGGACGCCAACCTGCTGGGCGAGCTGGAGAACGTGTTCAAGACCTATGGCGAGACCGGCGGCGGCAAGGTGCGCAAGTACATCCACGACGCGGGCGAGGCCGCCGAATTCGGCGTCGATCCGGGCAATTTCACCGACTGGAAAGACATCAAGCCGGGTTCCGATCTGATGTTCTACGAAGGTCTGCACGGCGGCTATGCCGCTGGCGACATCGATGTGGCCAAGCAGGTTGACCTGCTCGTCGGCGTGGTGCCCATCATCAATCTCGAGTGGATCCAGAAGCTGCACCGCGACCAGATCCAGCGCGGTTACTCGCAAGAGGCCGTGATGGACACCATCCTGCGCCGCATGCCCGATTATGTCTACCACATCACGCCGCAGTTCTCGCGCACCCACGTCAACTTCCAGCGCGTGCCCACGGTCGACACCTCCAATCCCTTCATCGCCAAGGACATTCCCACGCTCGACGAGAGCATGGTGGTCATCCGCTTCGCGAACCCCAAGGGCATCGACTTTCCCTACCTGCTGTCCATGCTCCACGATTCGTGGATGAGCCGTCCCAACACCCTGGTCGTGCCCGGCGGCAAGATGGGCATTGCCATGCAGCTCATCTTCACCCCCATGATCCTGCGCTTGATGGACCTCAAGCGCCGCGCTGGCTAA